The Pan troglodytes isolate AG18354 chromosome 1, NHGRI_mPanTro3-v2.0_pri, whole genome shotgun sequence genome includes a region encoding these proteins:
- the MTHFR gene encoding methylenetetrahydrofolate reductase (NADPH) isoform X2, which produces MDHRKARVLPAGHYCPSLGIWASQVGSMRSSVPPSIRNPAMVNEARGNSSLNPCLEGSASSGSESSKDSSRCSTPGLDPERHERLREKMRRRLESGDKWFSLEFFPPRTAEGAVNLISRFDRMAAGGPLYIDVTWHPAGDPGSDKETSSMMIASTAVNYCGLETILHMTCCRQRLEEITGHLHKAKQLGLKNIMALRGDPIGDQWEEEEGGFNYAVDLVKHIRSEFGDYFDICVAGYPKGHPEAGSFEADLKHLKEKVSAGADFIITQLFFEADTFFRFVKACTDMGITCPIVPGIFPIQGYHSLRQLVKLSKLEVPQEIKDVIEPIKDNDAAIRNYGIELAVSLCQELLASGLVPGLHFYTLNREMATTEVLKRLGMWTEDPRRPLPWALSAHPKRREEDVRPIFWASRPKSYIYRTQEWDEFPNGRWGNSSSPAFGELKDYYLFYLKSKSPKEELLKMWGEELTSEESVFEVFVLYLSGEPNRNGHKVTCLPWNDEPLAAETSLLKEELLRVNRQGILTINSQPNINGKPSSDPIVGWGPSGGYVFQKAYLEFFTSRETAEALLQVLKKYELRVNYHLVNVKGENITNAPELQPNAVTWGIFPGREIIQPTVVDPVSFMFWKDEAFALWIERWGKLYEEESPSRSIIQYIHDNYFLVNLVDNDFPLDNCLWQVVEDTLELVNRPTQNARETEAP; this is translated from the exons ATGGACCATCGAAAAGCCAGGGTCCTCCCAGCTGGGCACTACTGCCCCTCGCTAGGAATATGGGCCTCGCAGGTCGGCAGCATGAGGTCCTCTGTGCCACCTTCCATCAG GAACCCAGCCATGGTGAACGAAGCCAGAGGAAACAGCAGCCTCAACCCCTGCTTGGAGGGCAGTGCCAGCAGTGGCAGTGAGAGCTCCAAAGATAGTTCGAGATGTTCCACCCCGGGCCTGGACCCCGAGCGGCATGAGAGACTCCGGGAGAAGATGAGGCGGCGATTGGAATCTGGTGACAAGTGGTTCTCCCTGGAATTCTTCCCTCCTCGAACTGCTGAGGGAGCTGTCAATCTCATCTCAAG GTTTGACCGGATGGCAGCAGGCGGCCCCCTCTACATAGACGTGACCTGGCACCCAGCAGGTGACCCTGGCTCAGACAAGGAGACCTCCTCCATGATGATCGCCAGCACCGCCGTGAACTACTGTGGCCTGGAGACCATCCTGCACATGACCTGCTGCCGTCAGCGCCTGGAGGAGATCACGGGCCACCTGCACAAAGCTAAGCAGCTGGGCCTGAAGAACATCATGGCgctgcggggag ACCCAATAGGTGACcagtgggaagaggaggagggaggcttCAACTACGCAGTGGACCTGGTGAAGCACATCCGAAGTGAGTTTGGTGACTACTTTGACATCTGTGTGGCAG GTTACCCCAAAGGCCACCCCGAAGCAGGGAGCTTTGAGGCTGACCTGAAGCACTTGAAGGAGAAGGTGTCTGCGGGAGCCGATTTCATCATCACGCAGCTTTTCTTTGAGGCTGACACATTCTTCCGCTTTGTGAAGGCATGCACCGACATGGGCATCACTTGCCCCATCGTCCCCGGGATCTTTCCCATCCAG GGCTACCACTCCCTTCGGCAGCTTGTGAAGCTGTCCAAGCTGGAGGTGCCACAGGAGATCAAGGACGTGATTGAGCCAATCAAAGACAACGATGCTGCCATCCGCAACTATGGCATCGAGCTGGCCGTGAGCCTGTGCCAGGAGCTTCTGGCCAGTGGCTTGGTGCCAGGCCTCCACTTCTACACCCTCAACCGCGAGATGGCTACCACAGAGGTGCTGAAGCGCCTGGGGATGTGGACTGAGGACCCCAG GCGTCCCCTACCCTGGGCTCTCAGCGCCCACCCCAAGCGCCGAGAGGAAGATGTACGTCCCATCTTCTGGGCCTCCAGACCAAAGAGTTACATCTACCGTACCCAGGAGTGGGACGAGTTCCCTAACGGCCGCTG GGGCAATTCCTCTTCCCCTGCCTTTGGGGAGCTGAAGGACTACTACCTCTTCTACCTGAAGAGCAAGTCCCCCAAGGAGGAGCTGCTGAAGATGTGGGGGGAGGAGCTGACCAGTGAAGAAAGTGTCTTTGAAGTCTTTGTTCTTTACCTCTCGGGAGAACCAAACCGGAATGGTCACAAA GTGACTTGCCTGCCCTGGAACGATGAGCCCCTGGCGGCCGAGACCAGCCTGCTGAAGGAGGAGCTGCTGCGGGTGAACCGCCAGGGCATCCTCACCATCAACTCACAGCCCAACATCAACGGGAAGCCGTCCTCTGACCCCATCGTGGGCTGGGGCCCCAGCGGGGGCTATGTCTTCCAGAAG GCCTACTTAGAGTTTTTCACTTCCCGCGAGACAGCGGAAGCGCTTCTGCAAGTGCTGAAGAAGTACGAGCTCCGGGTTAATTACCACCTTGTCAATGTGAAG GGTGAAAACATCACCAATGCCCCTGAACTGCAGCCGAATGCTGTCACTTGGGGCATCTTCCCTGGGCGAGAGATCATCCAGCCCACCGTAGTGGATCCCGTCAGCTTCATGTTCTGGAAG gaCGAGGCCTTTGCCCTGTGGATTGAGCGGTGGGGAAAGCTGTATGAGGAGGAGTCCCCGTCCCGCAGCATCATCCAGTACATCCACGACAACTACTTCCTGGTCAACCTGGTGGACAATGACTTCCCACTGGACAACTGCCTCTGGCAGGTGGTGGAAGACACACTGGAGCTTGTCAACAGGCCCACCCAGAATGCGAGAGAGACGGAGGCTCCATGA
- the MTHFR gene encoding methylenetetrahydrofolate reductase (NADPH) isoform X1, with protein MDHRKARVLPAGHYCPSLGIWASQVGSMRSSVPPSISRNPAMVNEARGNSSLNPCLEGSASSGSESSKDSSRCSTPGLDPERHERLREKMRRRLESGDKWFSLEFFPPRTAEGAVNLISRFDRMAAGGPLYIDVTWHPAGDPGSDKETSSMMIASTAVNYCGLETILHMTCCRQRLEEITGHLHKAKQLGLKNIMALRGDPIGDQWEEEEGGFNYAVDLVKHIRSEFGDYFDICVAGYPKGHPEAGSFEADLKHLKEKVSAGADFIITQLFFEADTFFRFVKACTDMGITCPIVPGIFPIQGYHSLRQLVKLSKLEVPQEIKDVIEPIKDNDAAIRNYGIELAVSLCQELLASGLVPGLHFYTLNREMATTEVLKRLGMWTEDPRRPLPWALSAHPKRREEDVRPIFWASRPKSYIYRTQEWDEFPNGRWGNSSSPAFGELKDYYLFYLKSKSPKEELLKMWGEELTSEESVFEVFVLYLSGEPNRNGHKVTCLPWNDEPLAAETSLLKEELLRVNRQGILTINSQPNINGKPSSDPIVGWGPSGGYVFQKAYLEFFTSRETAEALLQVLKKYELRVNYHLVNVKGENITNAPELQPNAVTWGIFPGREIIQPTVVDPVSFMFWKDEAFALWIERWGKLYEEESPSRSIIQYIHDNYFLVNLVDNDFPLDNCLWQVVEDTLELVNRPTQNARETEAP; from the exons ATGGACCATCGAAAAGCCAGGGTCCTCCCAGCTGGGCACTACTGCCCCTCGCTAGGAATATGGGCCTCGCAGGTCGGCAGCATGAGGTCCTCTGTGCCACCTTCCATCAG TAGGAACCCAGCCATGGTGAACGAAGCCAGAGGAAACAGCAGCCTCAACCCCTGCTTGGAGGGCAGTGCCAGCAGTGGCAGTGAGAGCTCCAAAGATAGTTCGAGATGTTCCACCCCGGGCCTGGACCCCGAGCGGCATGAGAGACTCCGGGAGAAGATGAGGCGGCGATTGGAATCTGGTGACAAGTGGTTCTCCCTGGAATTCTTCCCTCCTCGAACTGCTGAGGGAGCTGTCAATCTCATCTCAAG GTTTGACCGGATGGCAGCAGGCGGCCCCCTCTACATAGACGTGACCTGGCACCCAGCAGGTGACCCTGGCTCAGACAAGGAGACCTCCTCCATGATGATCGCCAGCACCGCCGTGAACTACTGTGGCCTGGAGACCATCCTGCACATGACCTGCTGCCGTCAGCGCCTGGAGGAGATCACGGGCCACCTGCACAAAGCTAAGCAGCTGGGCCTGAAGAACATCATGGCgctgcggggag ACCCAATAGGTGACcagtgggaagaggaggagggaggcttCAACTACGCAGTGGACCTGGTGAAGCACATCCGAAGTGAGTTTGGTGACTACTTTGACATCTGTGTGGCAG GTTACCCCAAAGGCCACCCCGAAGCAGGGAGCTTTGAGGCTGACCTGAAGCACTTGAAGGAGAAGGTGTCTGCGGGAGCCGATTTCATCATCACGCAGCTTTTCTTTGAGGCTGACACATTCTTCCGCTTTGTGAAGGCATGCACCGACATGGGCATCACTTGCCCCATCGTCCCCGGGATCTTTCCCATCCAG GGCTACCACTCCCTTCGGCAGCTTGTGAAGCTGTCCAAGCTGGAGGTGCCACAGGAGATCAAGGACGTGATTGAGCCAATCAAAGACAACGATGCTGCCATCCGCAACTATGGCATCGAGCTGGCCGTGAGCCTGTGCCAGGAGCTTCTGGCCAGTGGCTTGGTGCCAGGCCTCCACTTCTACACCCTCAACCGCGAGATGGCTACCACAGAGGTGCTGAAGCGCCTGGGGATGTGGACTGAGGACCCCAG GCGTCCCCTACCCTGGGCTCTCAGCGCCCACCCCAAGCGCCGAGAGGAAGATGTACGTCCCATCTTCTGGGCCTCCAGACCAAAGAGTTACATCTACCGTACCCAGGAGTGGGACGAGTTCCCTAACGGCCGCTG GGGCAATTCCTCTTCCCCTGCCTTTGGGGAGCTGAAGGACTACTACCTCTTCTACCTGAAGAGCAAGTCCCCCAAGGAGGAGCTGCTGAAGATGTGGGGGGAGGAGCTGACCAGTGAAGAAAGTGTCTTTGAAGTCTTTGTTCTTTACCTCTCGGGAGAACCAAACCGGAATGGTCACAAA GTGACTTGCCTGCCCTGGAACGATGAGCCCCTGGCGGCCGAGACCAGCCTGCTGAAGGAGGAGCTGCTGCGGGTGAACCGCCAGGGCATCCTCACCATCAACTCACAGCCCAACATCAACGGGAAGCCGTCCTCTGACCCCATCGTGGGCTGGGGCCCCAGCGGGGGCTATGTCTTCCAGAAG GCCTACTTAGAGTTTTTCACTTCCCGCGAGACAGCGGAAGCGCTTCTGCAAGTGCTGAAGAAGTACGAGCTCCGGGTTAATTACCACCTTGTCAATGTGAAG GGTGAAAACATCACCAATGCCCCTGAACTGCAGCCGAATGCTGTCACTTGGGGCATCTTCCCTGGGCGAGAGATCATCCAGCCCACCGTAGTGGATCCCGTCAGCTTCATGTTCTGGAAG gaCGAGGCCTTTGCCCTGTGGATTGAGCGGTGGGGAAAGCTGTATGAGGAGGAGTCCCCGTCCCGCAGCATCATCCAGTACATCCACGACAACTACTTCCTGGTCAACCTGGTGGACAATGACTTCCCACTGGACAACTGCCTCTGGCAGGTGGTGGAAGACACACTGGAGCTTGTCAACAGGCCCACCCAGAATGCGAGAGAGACGGAGGCTCCATGA
- the MTHFR gene encoding methylenetetrahydrofolate reductase (NADPH) isoform X3: MVNEARGNSSLNPCLEGSASSGSESSKDSSRCSTPGLDPERHERLREKMRRRLESGDKWFSLEFFPPRTAEGAVNLISRFDRMAAGGPLYIDVTWHPAGDPGSDKETSSMMIASTAVNYCGLETILHMTCCRQRLEEITGHLHKAKQLGLKNIMALRGDPIGDQWEEEEGGFNYAVDLVKHIRSEFGDYFDICVAGYPKGHPEAGSFEADLKHLKEKVSAGADFIITQLFFEADTFFRFVKACTDMGITCPIVPGIFPIQGYHSLRQLVKLSKLEVPQEIKDVIEPIKDNDAAIRNYGIELAVSLCQELLASGLVPGLHFYTLNREMATTEVLKRLGMWTEDPRRPLPWALSAHPKRREEDVRPIFWASRPKSYIYRTQEWDEFPNGRWGNSSSPAFGELKDYYLFYLKSKSPKEELLKMWGEELTSEESVFEVFVLYLSGEPNRNGHKVTCLPWNDEPLAAETSLLKEELLRVNRQGILTINSQPNINGKPSSDPIVGWGPSGGYVFQKAYLEFFTSRETAEALLQVLKKYELRVNYHLVNVKGENITNAPELQPNAVTWGIFPGREIIQPTVVDPVSFMFWKDEAFALWIERWGKLYEEESPSRSIIQYIHDNYFLVNLVDNDFPLDNCLWQVVEDTLELVNRPTQNARETEAP, from the exons ATGGTGAACGAAGCCAGAGGAAACAGCAGCCTCAACCCCTGCTTGGAGGGCAGTGCCAGCAGTGGCAGTGAGAGCTCCAAAGATAGTTCGAGATGTTCCACCCCGGGCCTGGACCCCGAGCGGCATGAGAGACTCCGGGAGAAGATGAGGCGGCGATTGGAATCTGGTGACAAGTGGTTCTCCCTGGAATTCTTCCCTCCTCGAACTGCTGAGGGAGCTGTCAATCTCATCTCAAG GTTTGACCGGATGGCAGCAGGCGGCCCCCTCTACATAGACGTGACCTGGCACCCAGCAGGTGACCCTGGCTCAGACAAGGAGACCTCCTCCATGATGATCGCCAGCACCGCCGTGAACTACTGTGGCCTGGAGACCATCCTGCACATGACCTGCTGCCGTCAGCGCCTGGAGGAGATCACGGGCCACCTGCACAAAGCTAAGCAGCTGGGCCTGAAGAACATCATGGCgctgcggggag ACCCAATAGGTGACcagtgggaagaggaggagggaggcttCAACTACGCAGTGGACCTGGTGAAGCACATCCGAAGTGAGTTTGGTGACTACTTTGACATCTGTGTGGCAG GTTACCCCAAAGGCCACCCCGAAGCAGGGAGCTTTGAGGCTGACCTGAAGCACTTGAAGGAGAAGGTGTCTGCGGGAGCCGATTTCATCATCACGCAGCTTTTCTTTGAGGCTGACACATTCTTCCGCTTTGTGAAGGCATGCACCGACATGGGCATCACTTGCCCCATCGTCCCCGGGATCTTTCCCATCCAG GGCTACCACTCCCTTCGGCAGCTTGTGAAGCTGTCCAAGCTGGAGGTGCCACAGGAGATCAAGGACGTGATTGAGCCAATCAAAGACAACGATGCTGCCATCCGCAACTATGGCATCGAGCTGGCCGTGAGCCTGTGCCAGGAGCTTCTGGCCAGTGGCTTGGTGCCAGGCCTCCACTTCTACACCCTCAACCGCGAGATGGCTACCACAGAGGTGCTGAAGCGCCTGGGGATGTGGACTGAGGACCCCAG GCGTCCCCTACCCTGGGCTCTCAGCGCCCACCCCAAGCGCCGAGAGGAAGATGTACGTCCCATCTTCTGGGCCTCCAGACCAAAGAGTTACATCTACCGTACCCAGGAGTGGGACGAGTTCCCTAACGGCCGCTG GGGCAATTCCTCTTCCCCTGCCTTTGGGGAGCTGAAGGACTACTACCTCTTCTACCTGAAGAGCAAGTCCCCCAAGGAGGAGCTGCTGAAGATGTGGGGGGAGGAGCTGACCAGTGAAGAAAGTGTCTTTGAAGTCTTTGTTCTTTACCTCTCGGGAGAACCAAACCGGAATGGTCACAAA GTGACTTGCCTGCCCTGGAACGATGAGCCCCTGGCGGCCGAGACCAGCCTGCTGAAGGAGGAGCTGCTGCGGGTGAACCGCCAGGGCATCCTCACCATCAACTCACAGCCCAACATCAACGGGAAGCCGTCCTCTGACCCCATCGTGGGCTGGGGCCCCAGCGGGGGCTATGTCTTCCAGAAG GCCTACTTAGAGTTTTTCACTTCCCGCGAGACAGCGGAAGCGCTTCTGCAAGTGCTGAAGAAGTACGAGCTCCGGGTTAATTACCACCTTGTCAATGTGAAG GGTGAAAACATCACCAATGCCCCTGAACTGCAGCCGAATGCTGTCACTTGGGGCATCTTCCCTGGGCGAGAGATCATCCAGCCCACCGTAGTGGATCCCGTCAGCTTCATGTTCTGGAAG gaCGAGGCCTTTGCCCTGTGGATTGAGCGGTGGGGAAAGCTGTATGAGGAGGAGTCCCCGTCCCGCAGCATCATCCAGTACATCCACGACAACTACTTCCTGGTCAACCTGGTGGACAATGACTTCCCACTGGACAACTGCCTCTGGCAGGTGGTGGAAGACACACTGGAGCTTGTCAACAGGCCCACCCAGAATGCGAGAGAGACGGAGGCTCCATGA
- the MTHFR gene encoding methylenetetrahydrofolate reductase (NADPH) isoform X4 produces MAAGGPLYIDVTWHPAGDPGSDKETSSMMIASTAVNYCGLETILHMTCCRQRLEEITGHLHKAKQLGLKNIMALRGDPIGDQWEEEEGGFNYAVDLVKHIRSEFGDYFDICVAGYPKGHPEAGSFEADLKHLKEKVSAGADFIITQLFFEADTFFRFVKACTDMGITCPIVPGIFPIQGYHSLRQLVKLSKLEVPQEIKDVIEPIKDNDAAIRNYGIELAVSLCQELLASGLVPGLHFYTLNREMATTEVLKRLGMWTEDPRRPLPWALSAHPKRREEDVRPIFWASRPKSYIYRTQEWDEFPNGRWGNSSSPAFGELKDYYLFYLKSKSPKEELLKMWGEELTSEESVFEVFVLYLSGEPNRNGHKVTCLPWNDEPLAAETSLLKEELLRVNRQGILTINSQPNINGKPSSDPIVGWGPSGGYVFQKAYLEFFTSRETAEALLQVLKKYELRVNYHLVNVKGENITNAPELQPNAVTWGIFPGREIIQPTVVDPVSFMFWKDEAFALWIERWGKLYEEESPSRSIIQYIHDNYFLVNLVDNDFPLDNCLWQVVEDTLELVNRPTQNARETEAP; encoded by the exons ATGGCAGCAGGCGGCCCCCTCTACATAGACGTGACCTGGCACCCAGCAGGTGACCCTGGCTCAGACAAGGAGACCTCCTCCATGATGATCGCCAGCACCGCCGTGAACTACTGTGGCCTGGAGACCATCCTGCACATGACCTGCTGCCGTCAGCGCCTGGAGGAGATCACGGGCCACCTGCACAAAGCTAAGCAGCTGGGCCTGAAGAACATCATGGCgctgcggggag ACCCAATAGGTGACcagtgggaagaggaggagggaggcttCAACTACGCAGTGGACCTGGTGAAGCACATCCGAAGTGAGTTTGGTGACTACTTTGACATCTGTGTGGCAG GTTACCCCAAAGGCCACCCCGAAGCAGGGAGCTTTGAGGCTGACCTGAAGCACTTGAAGGAGAAGGTGTCTGCGGGAGCCGATTTCATCATCACGCAGCTTTTCTTTGAGGCTGACACATTCTTCCGCTTTGTGAAGGCATGCACCGACATGGGCATCACTTGCCCCATCGTCCCCGGGATCTTTCCCATCCAG GGCTACCACTCCCTTCGGCAGCTTGTGAAGCTGTCCAAGCTGGAGGTGCCACAGGAGATCAAGGACGTGATTGAGCCAATCAAAGACAACGATGCTGCCATCCGCAACTATGGCATCGAGCTGGCCGTGAGCCTGTGCCAGGAGCTTCTGGCCAGTGGCTTGGTGCCAGGCCTCCACTTCTACACCCTCAACCGCGAGATGGCTACCACAGAGGTGCTGAAGCGCCTGGGGATGTGGACTGAGGACCCCAG GCGTCCCCTACCCTGGGCTCTCAGCGCCCACCCCAAGCGCCGAGAGGAAGATGTACGTCCCATCTTCTGGGCCTCCAGACCAAAGAGTTACATCTACCGTACCCAGGAGTGGGACGAGTTCCCTAACGGCCGCTG GGGCAATTCCTCTTCCCCTGCCTTTGGGGAGCTGAAGGACTACTACCTCTTCTACCTGAAGAGCAAGTCCCCCAAGGAGGAGCTGCTGAAGATGTGGGGGGAGGAGCTGACCAGTGAAGAAAGTGTCTTTGAAGTCTTTGTTCTTTACCTCTCGGGAGAACCAAACCGGAATGGTCACAAA GTGACTTGCCTGCCCTGGAACGATGAGCCCCTGGCGGCCGAGACCAGCCTGCTGAAGGAGGAGCTGCTGCGGGTGAACCGCCAGGGCATCCTCACCATCAACTCACAGCCCAACATCAACGGGAAGCCGTCCTCTGACCCCATCGTGGGCTGGGGCCCCAGCGGGGGCTATGTCTTCCAGAAG GCCTACTTAGAGTTTTTCACTTCCCGCGAGACAGCGGAAGCGCTTCTGCAAGTGCTGAAGAAGTACGAGCTCCGGGTTAATTACCACCTTGTCAATGTGAAG GGTGAAAACATCACCAATGCCCCTGAACTGCAGCCGAATGCTGTCACTTGGGGCATCTTCCCTGGGCGAGAGATCATCCAGCCCACCGTAGTGGATCCCGTCAGCTTCATGTTCTGGAAG gaCGAGGCCTTTGCCCTGTGGATTGAGCGGTGGGGAAAGCTGTATGAGGAGGAGTCCCCGTCCCGCAGCATCATCCAGTACATCCACGACAACTACTTCCTGGTCAACCTGGTGGACAATGACTTCCCACTGGACAACTGCCTCTGGCAGGTGGTGGAAGACACACTGGAGCTTGTCAACAGGCCCACCCAGAATGCGAGAGAGACGGAGGCTCCATGA